One segment of Scomber scombrus chromosome 3, fScoSco1.1, whole genome shotgun sequence DNA contains the following:
- the epha2a gene encoding ephrin type-A receptor 2a, which produces MLLDMKASGGELGWLTSPYENGWEIVQTVVNGTLFYTYSVCSIDSTEQDNWVRTTFIQRRPGITRVSVELRFVVRDCNTFGGASVSCKETFNLFISEADADVGTNFRKGQFRKVATIAPDEVTRGRVLKVNTETRTVGPLSRKGFYLAFQDMGACVALLSVRVYYKTCPSTVQSLAAFPETVADALREVEGACVENAVSQATPRIYCTADGEWVVPVGQCQCLEGYETTGDSCQACKPGYFKTSVSTELCQVCPDNTKPSAAGATECHCEEGFFRSPSDPPTSACSAPPSAPRDLTSNTLSAEGRLQLSWNPPLVTGGRSDLTYSVVCELCDGASCVPCGEKIRFEPGPTDLQDTTVVVGDLDSHLNYTFTVEAHSGVSQYNTEMPTATITTALDYTDPPKVTFIQLEERSPTSLSLSWAVSRRPPAHINHRYELMYRKKRDVTTYTVLILEKSSVQINDLMPGTTYTFRVQALSPEGNPGSYSTEYEFQTLPLGTNSLMVMGAVAGVAVILLVVVAVLLLRKRRLNSRGRGPEDPYFSTDQLKPLKTYVDPHMYEDPNIAIQKFVTEIDSSAISKQKVIGVGEFGEVFWGVMKTPGRGDVAVAIKTLKPGYSEKQRQDFLSEASIMGQFSHPNIIRLEGVVTKFKHTMIVTEYMENGALDTYLKDHDGEIPLYQLVGMMHGIAAGMKYLSDMNYVHRDLAARNVLVNSNVECKVSDFGLSRVLEDDAEGTYTTRGGKIPIRWTAPEAIAYRKFTSASDVWSFGIVMWEVMAFGERPYWDMSNHEVMKAINEAFRLPAPMDCPSAIYQLMLQCWQHDRSTRPRFTDIVNILDKLLRSPESLKTIADFDPRVSIRLPSTSGCDGTMFRSVPEWLESIKMSQYNESFARAGITTMEQVLALRHEDIRNIGVRLPGHMKRIAYSILGLKDETTSLSVFAV; this is translated from the exons ATGTTGCTGGATATGAAAGCTTCAGGAGGAGAGTTGGGCTGGTTGACGTCGCCATATGAGAACGGA TGGGAGATAGTCCAGACGGTGGTGAACGGCACCCTTTTCTATACCTACAGTGTCTGTAGCATAGACTCTACTGAACAGGATAACTGGGTACGAACAACATTCATTCAGCGGCGCCCTGGGATAACACGGGTCTCTGTGGAGCTCCGTTTTGTCGTGAGAGACTGCAACACCTTTGGTGGCGCTTCTGTGTCCTGCAAAGAAACCTTCAACCTTTTCATCTCAGAGGCAGATGCCGATGTGGGAACCAATTTCCGTAAAGGGCAGTTCCGCAAAGTGGCCACCATCGCTCCTGATGAGGTCACACGGGGCCGTGTGCTGAAAGTCAACACCGAGACAAGAACTGTGGGGCCTTTGTCAAGAAAAGGCTTCTACCTGGCTTTTCAGGACATGGGCGCTTGTGTGGCGCTGCTGTCAGTCAGAGTGTACTACAAGACATGCCCGTCCACAGTGCAGAGCTTGGCGGCCTTCCCAGAGACAGTGGCGGATGCTCTCAGAGAGGTGGAGGGAGCCTGTGTAGAGAATGCTGTCAGTCAGGCCACCCCACGCATTTACTGCACAGCTGATGGTGAATGGGTGGTGCCCGTAGGCCAGTGCCAGTGTCTCGAAGGCTACGAAACCACCGGGGACTCTTGCCAAG CGTGTAAACCAGGCTACTTCAAGACATCTGTATCGACCGAGTTATGTCAGGTTTGTCCTGACAACACCAAGCCCTCAGCAGCTGGTGCCACTGAATGTCACTGCGAGGAGGGTTTCTTCCGCTCCCCATCAGACCCTCCTACATCAGCTTGCTCTG CTCCACCCAGTGCCCCTCGTGACCTGACCTCCAACACCCTGTCAGCAGAGGGCAGGTTGCAGTTGTCCTGGAATCCACCACTGGTGACCGGGGGCCGCAGCGACCTTACCTATAGTGTGGTGTGTGAGCTCTGCGACGGGGCCTCTTGTGTCCCCTGTGGTGAGAAGATTCGGTTCGAGCCAGGTCCCACAGACCTGCAGGACACCACTGTCGTAGTCGGTGACCTGGATTCTCATCTCAACTACACATTCACTGTGGAGGCACACAGTGGCGTGTCCCAGTACAACACTGAGATGCCCACCGCTACCATCACCACTGCTCTGGACTATACTG ATCCCCCTAAGGTGACGTTTATCCAGCTGGAAGAGCGCAGCCCCAccagtctgtctctgtcctgGGCTGTGTCTCGCAGACCTCCGGCCCACATCAATCATCGCTATGAGCTTATGTACCGCAAAAAA CGCGATGTGACCACCTACACAGTCCTGATTTTGGAGAAAAGCTCAGTCCAGATTAATGACCTCATGCCAGGCACTACTTATACTTTCAGGGTCCAGGCACTGAGTCCTGAAGGCAACCCTGGCAGCTACAGCACGGAGTACGAGTTTCAAACATTACCTTTAGGTACAAACAGCCT CATGGTGATGGGAGCTGTCGCTGGAGTTGCGGTTATTCTGCTCGTCGTGGTGGCCGTCCTGCTGCTGCGTAAACG GAGACTGAACTCCCGTGGCAGAGGACCTGAGGATCCCTACTTTTCAACAG aTCAGCTGAAGCCTCTTAAGACTTATGTTGATCCACACATGTATGAGGACCCTAATATTGCCATCCAGAAGTTTGTCACAGAAATTGACTCCAGTGCAATCAGCAAACAAAAAGTCATCGGTGTCG GAGAGTTTGGGGAAGTGTTTTGGGGCGTGATGAAGACTCCCGGGAGAGGAGATGTGGCTGTCGCGATCAAGACCTTGAAGCCGGGCTACTCCGAGAAGCAGAGGCAGGATTTCTTGAGTGAGGCCAGCATTATGGGGCAGTTCTCGCACCCAAATATCATCCGACTGGAGGGAGTCGTCACCAAAT TCAAGCATACCATGATAGTGACAGAATACATGGAGAACGGAGCTCTCGACACATATCTGAAG GACCATGACGGAGAGATTCCGTTGTACCAGCTCGTGGGAATGATGCATGGAATAGCTGCCGGTATGAAATACCTCTCAGACATGAACTACGTCCACCGTGACCTGGCAGCGAGGAACGTTTTGGTGAACAGCAACGTGGAGTGTAAGGTGTCTGATTTTGGCCTGTCACGTGTGCTGGAGGATGATGCTGAGGGCACCTACACAACCAGA GGAGGTAAAATCCCCATCCGCTGGACTGCCCCTGAGGCCATCGCATACAGGAAGTTCACTTCGGCCAGCGACGTGTGGAGCTTCGGCATCGTCATGTGGGAAGTCATGGCGTTTGGAGAACGACCCTACTGGGACATGAGCAACCATGAG GTCATGAAGGCGATCAACGAGGCCTTCAGGCTTCCTGCTCCAATGGACTGTCCGTCTGCTATCTACCAGCTCATGCTCCAGTGTTGGCAGCACGACCGCTCCACACGACCTCGCTTCACAGACATCGTCAACATTCTGGACAAACTGCTCCGAAGCCCAGAGTCATTAAAAACAATCGCTGACTTCGATCCACG CGTGTCCATCCGTCTGCCCAGCACCAGCGGCTGTGACGGCACCATGTTCAGGTCGGTGCCTGAGTGGCTGGAGTCCATCAAAATGAGCCAGTACAACGAAAGCTTCGCTCGCGCAGGGATCACGACCATGGAGCAAGTGCTCGCCTTGAGGCATGA GGACATCAGGAATATTGGAGTGCGGTTGCCCGGTCACATGAAGAGGATAGCCTACAGCATCCTGGGGCTGAAAGATGAGACCACCTCGCTCAGCGTGTTTGCTGTGTGA
- the h6pd gene encoding GDH/6PGL endoplasmic bifunctional protein has translation MFVTVLLLLVTLCAQGGHGEEKVEAQRPGHVSVVIVGGTGDLAKKYLWQGFFELYVSQVGSGNTFSFYAGGLSPVDQATPVLFEILKAAFCLKHISEERCAVLKEQFLRLAQYRQLKTLEDYQELAKHIEKQLQEEGMAEAGRLFYLSVPAFAYADIADKINNSCRPTSGAWLRVVLEKPFGHDFRSAQVLASQLGNSLKDKEMYRIDHYLGKQVVSKILPFRIENKKFLDPIWNKYHIERMEIVLKETLDVKGRIAFYDQYGVIRDVLQNHMTEVMTLLTMQLPLNLSSSEEVAHNKLQILSSLLPLGKNQAVIGQYQAYKTEVQQELNKTKDHISVTPTFAAVLAHVDEAQYDGVPILLISGKMLDERVGYARILFKNDIFCLQNHNNIHCKPKQIVFYFGHGSLKYPAILVSKNLFKPALMDEWKEVTEHTDVSVLGLPISDYYVQTPTVQREAYAELIAHIFAGHKNSFISTENLLASWGLWTPLLNGLASSFPRIYPGGTDNEDLLDIRLKGNDISYNSEVVIISPDQMGGTSANNFQVMQGKYRSADMVSAWAEELVERLAADLQEAAEAAVREGGVFHLALSGGSTPLALFHRLVLHHFSFPWRNTHVWMVDERCVPLTELESNFHSLHDHLLQHVRIPYYNIHPMPVQLNQRLCVEEDGAALLYEKEINKLVNGSRFHFVLLGVGYDGHTASLFPGTKVDGHEESLVALTESPVKPHQRMSLTFSAINQAHQVSLLVMGKGKHELITQLSRMKDNPNKWPVTGVRPANGRLVWYIDYDALLG, from the exons ATGTTTGTGACTGTGTTACTGCTTCTGGTCACGCTATGTGCCCAGGGAGGACATGGCGAGGAGAAAGTGGAGGCACAGAGACCCGGCCATGTTTCAGTGGTGATAGTTGGAGGCACGGGTGACTTGGCAAAGAAGTACCTGTGGCAGGGCTTCTTCGAGCTGTACGTTAGCCAGGTTGGCAGTGGAAACACCTTTTCCTTCTACGCCGGAGGACTGTCACCCGTGGACCAGGCCACACCGGTTCTCTTTGAGATACTAAAGGCGGCGTTCTGTTTAAAGCACATATCTGAGGAGCGCTGTGCTGTGCTGAAAGAGCAGTTCCTGCGGCTTGCTCAGTATCGGCAGCTGAAGACCCTTGAGGACTACCAAGAGCTTGCCAAGCACATTGAAAAACAACTTCAGGAAGAAGGAATGGCTGAGGCAGGGAGGCTCTTCTACCTCTCAGTGCCAGCATTTGCCTATGCAGATATTGCTGACAAGATTAACAACAGCTGCAGGCCGACCAGTGGGGCGTGGCTCAGGGTGGTGCTTGAGAAACCTTTTGGACATGACTTCAGGAGTGCTCAGGTACTAGCATCTCAGCTTGGGAACTCCTTGAAGGATAAAGAAATGTACAGAATTGACCACTACTTGGGGAAGCAG GTGGTTTCAAAGATACTTCCATTCAGAATAGAGAACAAGAAGTTTCTGGATCCCATCTGGAACAAGTACCACATTGAGAGAATGGAGATTGTCTTGAAAGAGACCCTGGATGTTAAAG GTCGTATTGCCTTCTACGACCAGTATGGGGTGATCAGAGATGTGCTGCAGAACCACATGACGGAGGTCATGACACTGCTGACCATGCAACTTCCCCTGAATCTGAGCAGCAGTGAAGAAGTTGCCCATAACAAGCTGCAGATTTTGAGTTCCCTGCTGCCTTTAGGAAAGAATCAAGCTGTGATAGGCCAGTACCAAGCGTACAAAACAGAAGTTCAGCAGGAGCTGAATAAGACAAAAGATCACATCAGTGTAACACCAACATTTGCAG ctgtgtTGGCACACGTCGATGAGGCCCAGTATGATGGTGTGCCAATTCTTTTGATCTCAGGGAAGATGTTAGATGAACGAGTGGGATACGCCCGCATTCTTTTCAAAAATGATATCTTTTGTCTTCAGAACCACAACAATATTCACTGCAAACCCAAACAGATAGTTTTCTACTTTGGGCATGGCAGCCTTAAATATCCAGCAATTCTTGTAAGTAAGAATTTATTCAAGCCAGCTCTAATGGATGAGTGGAAGGAAGTGACAGAGCATACAGATGTCAGTGTACTAGGTTTGCCTATTTCAGATTACTACGTACAAACTCCAACAGTGCAGAGGGAAGCCTATGCAGAACTTATTGCTCACATTTTTGCCGGACACAAAAATAGTTTCATCAGTACTGAAAACCTCTTGGCTTCTTGGGGCTTGTGGACACCACTGCTCAATGGCCTCGCCAGCTCATTTCCTCGCATCTACCCAGGAGGTACCGACAATGAGGACCTGCTGGACATCCGTCTGAAAGGGAATGACATAAGCTACAACAGCGAGGTGGTAATAATCAGCCCTGATCAGATGGGTGGCACGTCAGCCAACAATTTCCAAGTGATGCAAGGCAAATATCGTAGTGCAGACATGGTGTCTGCCTGGGCTGAGGAGCTGGTGGAAAGGCTGGCTGCAGACCTGCAGGAAGCTGCAGAGGCAGCTGTGCGTGAGGGTGGTGTTTTCCATCTCGCCCTCTCTGGTGGGTCCACACCCCTCGCTCTGTTCCACAGGCTGGTCCTGCACCACTTCTCCTTCCCCTGGAGGAACACCCATGTGTGGATGGTGGATGAGCGCTGCGTGCCACTCACTGAACTGGAGTCTAACTTCCACAGCTTGCACGACCATCTACTGCAACATGTGCGTATACCCTATTACAACATCCACCCCATGCCAGTGCAACTCAACCAGCGGTTATGTGTGGAGGAGGATGGAGCAGCACTGCTGTATGAGAAAGAGATTAATAAGCTGGTCAATGGCTCCAGGTTCCACTTTGTACTGTTGGGAGTCGGCTATGATGGCCACACAGCCTCTCTCTTCCCTGGTACTAAGGTGGATGGGCATGAGGAGAGTCTGGTGGCCCTCACTGAAAGTCCTGTCAAACCTCACCAGCGTATGAGCCTTACATTCAGTGCCATTAACCAAGCCCACCAGGTTTCTCTTTTAGTGATGGGCAAAGGCAAACATGAGCTGATTACCCAGCTGAGCCGAATGAAGGACAACCCAAACAAATGGCCAGTCACTGGGGTGAGGCCTGCTAATGGCAGGCTTGTTTGGTATATTGACTATGATGCACTTTTAGGATAG